In one Carettochelys insculpta isolate YL-2023 chromosome 6, ASM3395843v1, whole genome shotgun sequence genomic region, the following are encoded:
- the RBM25 gene encoding RNA-binding protein 25 isoform X3 has product MTAVWIRIAACGRCQALSLMGQNKIPTARMSFPPHLNRPPMGIPTLPPGIPPPQFPGFPPPVPPGTPMIPVPMGIMAPAPTVLVPTTVSMVGKHLGARKDHPGLKNKENDENSGPTTTVFVGNISEKASDMLIRQLLAKCGLVLSWKRVQGASGKLQAFGFCEYKEPESTLRALRLLHDLQIGEKKLLVKVDAKTKAQLDEWKAKKRASNGNSRPESTNDDDEALDEETKRRDQLIKGAIDVLIREYSSELNAPSQESDSHPRKKKKEKKEDIFRRFPVAPLIPYPLITKEDINAIEMEDDKRDLISREISKFRDTHKKLEEEKGKKEKERQEIEKERRERERERERERERREREREREREREREKEKERERERERDRDRDRTKDRDRDRDRDRDRERSSDRNKDRSRSREKSRDREREREREREREREREREREREREREREREREREREKDKKRDREEDEEDAYERRKLERKLREKEAAYQERLKNWEIRERKKTREYEKESEREEERRREMAKEAKRLKEFLEDYDDDRDDPKYYRGSALQKRLRDREKEMEGDERDRKREKEELEEIRQRLLAEGHPDPDAELQRMEQEAERRRQPQIKQEPESEEEEEEKPEKEEKREEPEEEEEEPEQKPCLKPTLRPISSAPSVSSASGNATPNTPGDESPCGIIIPHENSPDQQQPEEHRPKIGLSLKLGACNSPSQPNAVKRKKLPVDSVFNKFEDEDSDDVPRKRKLVPLDYGEEDKGSSKGSVNTEEKRKHIKSLIEKIPTAKPELFAYPLDWSIVDSTLMERRIRPWINKKIIEYIGEEEATLVDFVCSKVMAHSSPQSILDDVAMVLDEEAEVFIVKMWRLLIYETEAKKIGLVK; this is encoded by the exons atgACTGCGGTCTGGATCCGGATCGCGGCTTGCGGCAGGTGTCAAGCCCTGAGTCTCATGGGCCAGAATAAG ATTCCTACTGCAAGAATGTCTTTTCCACCTCACTTGAATCGCCCTCCTATGGGAATCCCGACACTTCCACCTGGGATTCCACCTCCACAATTTCCTGGCTTTCCTCCACCTGTACCTCCTG GGACACCCATGATTCCTGTACCAATGGGCATTATGGCTCCTGCTCCAACT GTCTTAGTTCCTACGACAGTGTCTATGGTTGGAAAGCACTTGGGAGCCAGAAAAGATCACCCAGGTCTAAAGAACAAAGAAAATGATGAAAATAGTGGTCCTACCACCACTGTCTTTGTGGGCAACATTTCCGAGAAGGCATCAGACATGCTTATACGACAGCTCCTAGCT AAATGTGGCTTGGTTTTGAGTTGGAAGCGAGTACAGGGGGCATCTGGAAAACTTCAAG CTTTTGGGTTTTGTGAGTACAAAGAACCAGAATCCACTCTACGAGCCCTAAGATTGCTACATGACCTCCAGATTGGAGAGAAGAAGCTGCTAGTCAAAGTCGATGCCAAGACGAAAGCTCAGCTAGATGAATGGAAAGCAAAGAAAAGGGCTTCCAATGGG AACTCCAGACCAGAGTCTACAAATGATGATGACGAAGCACTGGATGAGGAAACAAAACGAAGAGATCAGTTAATTAAAGGGGCCATTGATGTATTAATACGAGAATATTCCAGCGAGCTCAATGCCCCTTCCCAGGAATCTGACTCTCACCccaggaagaagaaaaaggaaaagaaggaggAC ATTTTCCGCAGAtttccagtggccccactgataCCTTATCCACTCATCACCAAG GAGGATATAAATGCTATAGAAATGGAGGACGACAAAAGAGACCTGATATCAAGAGAGATCAGTAAATTCAGAGATACACACAAG AAACTGGAGGaggaaaaaggcaaaaaagagaaagagagacaggaaATTGAAAAAGAacggagagaaagagagagggaacgGGAGCGTGAACGAGAGAGGAGGGAGCGCGAAAGAGAGAGGGAACGGGAGCGTGAACGAGAGAAGGAAAAGGAACGAGAGCGTGAACGAGAGCGAGATAGGGATCGTGACCGAACTAAAGACAGAGACCGGGATCGAGATCGTGACAGAGACCGTGAAAGGAGTTCAGACCGCAACAAGGATCGAAGCCGGTCAAG AGAGAAAAGCAGAGACCGAGAACGTGAACGAGAGCGGGAACGTGAAAGAGAACGTGAACGGGAGCGGGAGAGAGAACGAGAGCgggaaagggaaagggagagggaacGAGAGCGGGAACGAGAAAAAGACaagaaaagagacagagaagAGGATGAAGAAGATGCTTATGAACGCAGAAAGCTGGAAAGGAAACTGCGTGAGAAGGAAGCTGCGTACCAAGAG cgtCTTAAAAACTGGGAGATTAGAGAACGGAAGAAAACTAGAGAATATGAAAAAGAATCTGAGAGGGAAGAAGAAAGACGAAGGGAAATG GCAAAAGAAGCTAAACGGCTAAAGGAGTTTTTAGAAGATTATGATGATGACCGAGATGATCCAAAATATTATAG GGGCAGTGCACTTCAGAAGAGATTGCGAGATCGGGAGAAAGAAATGGAAGGAGATGAAAGAgacaggaagagggagaaagaagAGTTGGAAGAAATCAGGCAGCGCCTTCTGGCAGAAGGCCATCCAGATCCAGATGCAGAACTGCAGAGA ATGGAACAAGAGGCTGAAAGGCGCCGACAGCCACAAATCAAACAGGAGCCAGAgtctgaggaagaagaggaggaaaagccagaaaaagaggaaaaaagggaagaacctgaggaagaggaggaggaaccgGAACAAAAGCCTTGCCTTAAACCTACTCTGCGACCTatcagctctgccccctctgtTTCATCTGCTAGTGGCAACGCGACCCCGAACACCCCCGGCGATGAATCTCCCTGCGGCATTATCATCCCTCATGAAAACTCACCTGATCAGCAACAGCCAGAGGAACATAGGCCTAAAATAGGCCTTAGCCTCAAATTGG GTGCCTGCAATAGTCCAAGCCAGCCCAATGCAGTGAAAAGGAAGAAGCTCCCTGTGGACAGCGTTTTCAATAAATTTGAGGATGAAGATAGTGATGATGTGCCACGAAAAAGGAAATTGGTCCCCTTGGATTATGGTGAAGAAGATAAAGGCTCCTCCAAGGGCAGTGTCAATACAGAGGAAAAACGCAAACATATTAAGAGTCTTATTGAGAAAATCCCCACAGCCAAACCAGAGCTCTTTGCTTATCCTCTTGATTGGTCTATTGTGGATTCA acatTAATGGAACGTCGAATTAGACCATGGATCAATAAGAAAATAATAGAGTATATTGGTGAAGAAGAAGCCACGCTAGTTGATTTTGTTTGTTCAAAG
- the RBM25 gene encoding RNA-binding protein 25 isoform X2: MSFPPHLNRPPMGIPTLPPGIPPPQFPGFPPPVPPGTPMIPVPMGIMAPAPTVLVPTTVSMVGKHLGARKDHPGLKNKENDENSGPTTTVFVGNISEKASDMLIRQLLAKCGLVLSWKRVQGASGKLQAFGFCEYKEPESTLRALRLLHDLQIGEKKLLVKVDAKTKAQLDEWKAKKRASNGNSRPESTNDDDEALDEETKRRDQLIKGAIDVLIREYSSELNAPSQESDSHPRKKKKEKKEDEDINAIEMEDDKRDLISREISKFRDTHKKLEEEKGKKEKERQEIEKERRERERERERERERREREREREREREREKEKERERERERDRDRDRTKDRDRDRDRDRDRERSSDRNKDRSRSREKSRDREREREREREREREREREREREREREREREREREREKDKKRDREEDEEDAYERRKLERKLREKEAAYQERLKNWEIRERKKTREYEKESEREEERRREMAKEAKRLKEFLEDYDDDRDDPKYYRGSALQKRLRDREKEMEGDERDRKREKEELEEIRQRLLAEGHPDPDAELQRMEQEAERRRQPQIKQEPESEEEEEEKPEKEEKREEPEEEEEEPEQKPCLKPTLRPISSAPSVSSASGNATPNTPGDESPCGIIIPHENSPDQQQPEEHRPKIGLSLKLGACNSPSQPNAVKRKKLPVDSVFNKFEDEDSDDVPRKRKLVPLDYGEEDKGSSKGSVNTEEKRKHIKSLIEKIPTAKPELFAYPLDWSIVDSTLMERRIRPWINKKIIEYIGEEEATLVDFVCSKVMAHSSPQSILDDVAMVLDEEAEVFIVKMWRLLIYETEAKKIGLVK; the protein is encoded by the exons ATGTCTTTTCCACCTCACTTGAATCGCCCTCCTATGGGAATCCCGACACTTCCACCTGGGATTCCACCTCCACAATTTCCTGGCTTTCCTCCACCTGTACCTCCTG GGACACCCATGATTCCTGTACCAATGGGCATTATGGCTCCTGCTCCAACT GTCTTAGTTCCTACGACAGTGTCTATGGTTGGAAAGCACTTGGGAGCCAGAAAAGATCACCCAGGTCTAAAGAACAAAGAAAATGATGAAAATAGTGGTCCTACCACCACTGTCTTTGTGGGCAACATTTCCGAGAAGGCATCAGACATGCTTATACGACAGCTCCTAGCT AAATGTGGCTTGGTTTTGAGTTGGAAGCGAGTACAGGGGGCATCTGGAAAACTTCAAG CTTTTGGGTTTTGTGAGTACAAAGAACCAGAATCCACTCTACGAGCCCTAAGATTGCTACATGACCTCCAGATTGGAGAGAAGAAGCTGCTAGTCAAAGTCGATGCCAAGACGAAAGCTCAGCTAGATGAATGGAAAGCAAAGAAAAGGGCTTCCAATGGG AACTCCAGACCAGAGTCTACAAATGATGATGACGAAGCACTGGATGAGGAAACAAAACGAAGAGATCAGTTAATTAAAGGGGCCATTGATGTATTAATACGAGAATATTCCAGCGAGCTCAATGCCCCTTCCCAGGAATCTGACTCTCACCccaggaagaagaaaaaggaaaagaaggaggAC GAGGATATAAATGCTATAGAAATGGAGGACGACAAAAGAGACCTGATATCAAGAGAGATCAGTAAATTCAGAGATACACACAAG AAACTGGAGGaggaaaaaggcaaaaaagagaaagagagacaggaaATTGAAAAAGAacggagagaaagagagagggaacgGGAGCGTGAACGAGAGAGGAGGGAGCGCGAAAGAGAGAGGGAACGGGAGCGTGAACGAGAGAAGGAAAAGGAACGAGAGCGTGAACGAGAGCGAGATAGGGATCGTGACCGAACTAAAGACAGAGACCGGGATCGAGATCGTGACAGAGACCGTGAAAGGAGTTCAGACCGCAACAAGGATCGAAGCCGGTCAAG AGAGAAAAGCAGAGACCGAGAACGTGAACGAGAGCGGGAACGTGAAAGAGAACGTGAACGGGAGCGGGAGAGAGAACGAGAGCgggaaagggaaagggagagggaacGAGAGCGGGAACGAGAAAAAGACaagaaaagagacagagaagAGGATGAAGAAGATGCTTATGAACGCAGAAAGCTGGAAAGGAAACTGCGTGAGAAGGAAGCTGCGTACCAAGAG cgtCTTAAAAACTGGGAGATTAGAGAACGGAAGAAAACTAGAGAATATGAAAAAGAATCTGAGAGGGAAGAAGAAAGACGAAGGGAAATG GCAAAAGAAGCTAAACGGCTAAAGGAGTTTTTAGAAGATTATGATGATGACCGAGATGATCCAAAATATTATAG GGGCAGTGCACTTCAGAAGAGATTGCGAGATCGGGAGAAAGAAATGGAAGGAGATGAAAGAgacaggaagagggagaaagaagAGTTGGAAGAAATCAGGCAGCGCCTTCTGGCAGAAGGCCATCCAGATCCAGATGCAGAACTGCAGAGA ATGGAACAAGAGGCTGAAAGGCGCCGACAGCCACAAATCAAACAGGAGCCAGAgtctgaggaagaagaggaggaaaagccagaaaaagaggaaaaaagggaagaacctgaggaagaggaggaggaaccgGAACAAAAGCCTTGCCTTAAACCTACTCTGCGACCTatcagctctgccccctctgtTTCATCTGCTAGTGGCAACGCGACCCCGAACACCCCCGGCGATGAATCTCCCTGCGGCATTATCATCCCTCATGAAAACTCACCTGATCAGCAACAGCCAGAGGAACATAGGCCTAAAATAGGCCTTAGCCTCAAATTGG GTGCCTGCAATAGTCCAAGCCAGCCCAATGCAGTGAAAAGGAAGAAGCTCCCTGTGGACAGCGTTTTCAATAAATTTGAGGATGAAGATAGTGATGATGTGCCACGAAAAAGGAAATTGGTCCCCTTGGATTATGGTGAAGAAGATAAAGGCTCCTCCAAGGGCAGTGTCAATACAGAGGAAAAACGCAAACATATTAAGAGTCTTATTGAGAAAATCCCCACAGCCAAACCAGAGCTCTTTGCTTATCCTCTTGATTGGTCTATTGTGGATTCA acatTAATGGAACGTCGAATTAGACCATGGATCAATAAGAAAATAATAGAGTATATTGGTGAAGAAGAAGCCACGCTAGTTGATTTTGTTTGTTCAAAG
- the RBM25 gene encoding RNA-binding protein 25 isoform X1, producing MSFPPHLNRPPMGIPTLPPGIPPPQFPGFPPPVPPGTPMIPVPMGIMAPAPTVLVPTTVSMVGKHLGARKDHPGLKNKENDENSGPTTTVFVGNISEKASDMLIRQLLAKCGLVLSWKRVQGASGKLQAFGFCEYKEPESTLRALRLLHDLQIGEKKLLVKVDAKTKAQLDEWKAKKRASNGNSRPESTNDDDEALDEETKRRDQLIKGAIDVLIREYSSELNAPSQESDSHPRKKKKEKKEDIFRRFPVAPLIPYPLITKEDINAIEMEDDKRDLISREISKFRDTHKKLEEEKGKKEKERQEIEKERRERERERERERERREREREREREREREKEKERERERERDRDRDRTKDRDRDRDRDRDRERSSDRNKDRSRSREKSRDREREREREREREREREREREREREREREREREREREKDKKRDREEDEEDAYERRKLERKLREKEAAYQERLKNWEIRERKKTREYEKESEREEERRREMAKEAKRLKEFLEDYDDDRDDPKYYRGSALQKRLRDREKEMEGDERDRKREKEELEEIRQRLLAEGHPDPDAELQRMEQEAERRRQPQIKQEPESEEEEEEKPEKEEKREEPEEEEEEPEQKPCLKPTLRPISSAPSVSSASGNATPNTPGDESPCGIIIPHENSPDQQQPEEHRPKIGLSLKLGACNSPSQPNAVKRKKLPVDSVFNKFEDEDSDDVPRKRKLVPLDYGEEDKGSSKGSVNTEEKRKHIKSLIEKIPTAKPELFAYPLDWSIVDSTLMERRIRPWINKKIIEYIGEEEATLVDFVCSKVMAHSSPQSILDDVAMVLDEEAEVFIVKMWRLLIYETEAKKIGLVK from the exons ATGTCTTTTCCACCTCACTTGAATCGCCCTCCTATGGGAATCCCGACACTTCCACCTGGGATTCCACCTCCACAATTTCCTGGCTTTCCTCCACCTGTACCTCCTG GGACACCCATGATTCCTGTACCAATGGGCATTATGGCTCCTGCTCCAACT GTCTTAGTTCCTACGACAGTGTCTATGGTTGGAAAGCACTTGGGAGCCAGAAAAGATCACCCAGGTCTAAAGAACAAAGAAAATGATGAAAATAGTGGTCCTACCACCACTGTCTTTGTGGGCAACATTTCCGAGAAGGCATCAGACATGCTTATACGACAGCTCCTAGCT AAATGTGGCTTGGTTTTGAGTTGGAAGCGAGTACAGGGGGCATCTGGAAAACTTCAAG CTTTTGGGTTTTGTGAGTACAAAGAACCAGAATCCACTCTACGAGCCCTAAGATTGCTACATGACCTCCAGATTGGAGAGAAGAAGCTGCTAGTCAAAGTCGATGCCAAGACGAAAGCTCAGCTAGATGAATGGAAAGCAAAGAAAAGGGCTTCCAATGGG AACTCCAGACCAGAGTCTACAAATGATGATGACGAAGCACTGGATGAGGAAACAAAACGAAGAGATCAGTTAATTAAAGGGGCCATTGATGTATTAATACGAGAATATTCCAGCGAGCTCAATGCCCCTTCCCAGGAATCTGACTCTCACCccaggaagaagaaaaaggaaaagaaggaggAC ATTTTCCGCAGAtttccagtggccccactgataCCTTATCCACTCATCACCAAG GAGGATATAAATGCTATAGAAATGGAGGACGACAAAAGAGACCTGATATCAAGAGAGATCAGTAAATTCAGAGATACACACAAG AAACTGGAGGaggaaaaaggcaaaaaagagaaagagagacaggaaATTGAAAAAGAacggagagaaagagagagggaacgGGAGCGTGAACGAGAGAGGAGGGAGCGCGAAAGAGAGAGGGAACGGGAGCGTGAACGAGAGAAGGAAAAGGAACGAGAGCGTGAACGAGAGCGAGATAGGGATCGTGACCGAACTAAAGACAGAGACCGGGATCGAGATCGTGACAGAGACCGTGAAAGGAGTTCAGACCGCAACAAGGATCGAAGCCGGTCAAG AGAGAAAAGCAGAGACCGAGAACGTGAACGAGAGCGGGAACGTGAAAGAGAACGTGAACGGGAGCGGGAGAGAGAACGAGAGCgggaaagggaaagggagagggaacGAGAGCGGGAACGAGAAAAAGACaagaaaagagacagagaagAGGATGAAGAAGATGCTTATGAACGCAGAAAGCTGGAAAGGAAACTGCGTGAGAAGGAAGCTGCGTACCAAGAG cgtCTTAAAAACTGGGAGATTAGAGAACGGAAGAAAACTAGAGAATATGAAAAAGAATCTGAGAGGGAAGAAGAAAGACGAAGGGAAATG GCAAAAGAAGCTAAACGGCTAAAGGAGTTTTTAGAAGATTATGATGATGACCGAGATGATCCAAAATATTATAG GGGCAGTGCACTTCAGAAGAGATTGCGAGATCGGGAGAAAGAAATGGAAGGAGATGAAAGAgacaggaagagggagaaagaagAGTTGGAAGAAATCAGGCAGCGCCTTCTGGCAGAAGGCCATCCAGATCCAGATGCAGAACTGCAGAGA ATGGAACAAGAGGCTGAAAGGCGCCGACAGCCACAAATCAAACAGGAGCCAGAgtctgaggaagaagaggaggaaaagccagaaaaagaggaaaaaagggaagaacctgaggaagaggaggaggaaccgGAACAAAAGCCTTGCCTTAAACCTACTCTGCGACCTatcagctctgccccctctgtTTCATCTGCTAGTGGCAACGCGACCCCGAACACCCCCGGCGATGAATCTCCCTGCGGCATTATCATCCCTCATGAAAACTCACCTGATCAGCAACAGCCAGAGGAACATAGGCCTAAAATAGGCCTTAGCCTCAAATTGG GTGCCTGCAATAGTCCAAGCCAGCCCAATGCAGTGAAAAGGAAGAAGCTCCCTGTGGACAGCGTTTTCAATAAATTTGAGGATGAAGATAGTGATGATGTGCCACGAAAAAGGAAATTGGTCCCCTTGGATTATGGTGAAGAAGATAAAGGCTCCTCCAAGGGCAGTGTCAATACAGAGGAAAAACGCAAACATATTAAGAGTCTTATTGAGAAAATCCCCACAGCCAAACCAGAGCTCTTTGCTTATCCTCTTGATTGGTCTATTGTGGATTCA acatTAATGGAACGTCGAATTAGACCATGGATCAATAAGAAAATAATAGAGTATATTGGTGAAGAAGAAGCCACGCTAGTTGATTTTGTTTGTTCAAAG